In Flammeovirgaceae bacterium 311, one DNA window encodes the following:
- a CDS encoding biotin/lipoyl attachment domain-containing protein (COG1038 Pyruvate carboxylase) yields MYQAIVNNGNVFQISQTDGGLTINDQPLEWDLTALTGSGFHIIMNNRVHLAEVVEYREEEKVYLIKIGGKILEIKLKDRYNLLLDRLGMSELASTKVNQAKAPMPGLILDLKVAPGDVVKKGDPLLILEAMKMENVLKSPGDGEVQAILVKKGDSVEKNQILIQF; encoded by the coding sequence ATGTATCAGGCAATTGTAAATAACGGAAATGTTTTTCAGATAAGCCAAACCGATGGCGGCCTTACCATTAATGACCAGCCTCTTGAATGGGACCTTACCGCACTTACGGGCAGTGGCTTTCATATTATTATGAATAACCGTGTACACCTGGCAGAGGTGGTTGAGTACCGGGAGGAGGAAAAAGTTTACCTGATTAAAATTGGCGGTAAAATACTGGAGATTAAACTAAAAGACCGTTATAATCTGTTGCTTGACCGGCTGGGCATGAGTGAGCTTGCAAGCACCAAAGTAAACCAAGCAAAAGCACCCATGCCGGGACTGATCCTGGACCTTAAAGTAGCACCCGGAGATGTGGTAAAAAAGGGTGATCCGCTCCTGATCCTGGAAGCCATGAAAATGGAAAATGTATTGAAAAGTCCCGGCGACGGGGAGGTACAGGCCATTTTAGTGAAAAAGGGAGATAGTGTAGAGAAGAACCAGATACTCATCCAGTTCTGA
- a CDS encoding uridylate kinase (COG0528 Uridylate kinase): MKYKRILLKLSGEALMGNQQFGIDPHRLEQYAQEVKRVKELGVELAIVIGGGNIYRGIQAERTGIDRVQGDYMGMLATVINAMALQSILEKHGIYTRLMSGFKIEQVCEPFIRRRAVRHLEKGRVVIFGAGIGNPYFTTDSTASLRAIEIEADVVLKGTRVDGVYTADPEKDPTAQRYSNISFQEVFEKGLSVMDMTAITLCQENNLPIIVFDMNKPGNLYNLVVGEDVGTLITAR, translated from the coding sequence ATGAAATATAAACGCATCTTACTTAAACTTAGTGGCGAAGCCCTGATGGGCAATCAGCAGTTTGGTATTGATCCGCACCGGCTGGAGCAATATGCTCAGGAAGTAAAAAGGGTTAAAGAACTTGGCGTGGAGCTGGCCATTGTGATTGGCGGAGGCAATATTTACAGAGGCATACAGGCCGAACGTACTGGCATAGACCGGGTACAGGGCGATTATATGGGCATGCTGGCCACCGTGATCAATGCCATGGCGCTGCAGAGTATACTGGAAAAACACGGTATTTATACCCGCCTGATGTCGGGCTTTAAAATTGAGCAGGTATGTGAACCTTTTATTCGCCGCCGTGCTGTACGCCACCTGGAAAAAGGAAGGGTGGTGATTTTTGGTGCAGGTATTGGTAACCCTTATTTTACCACCGACTCTACCGCATCTTTAAGGGCCATAGAAATTGAGGCTGATGTGGTATTGAAGGGCACCCGGGTAGATGGCGTATACACAGCCGATCCGGAGAAAGATCCAACAGCCCAGCGGTACAGCAACATATCCTTCCAGGAAGTATTTGAAAAAGGCCTTAGCGTAATGGATATGACCGCAATTACCCTGTGCCAGGAAAACAATCTGCCTATTATTGTTTTTGATATGAATAAGCCTGGTAATTT